The following coding sequences lie in one Eubacterium ventriosum genomic window:
- a CDS encoding MT-A70 family methyltransferase: MPETKQYGIIYADPPWHYDRKHGSGVAENHYPTMSIEEICALPVSELAAKDSALFLWATFPQLNEAFRVIDAWGFKYKTLAFLWLKQNRKADSWFYGMGFWTRSNAEVCLLATRGRPKRQCAGIHQFVISHIEQHSKKPDEVRDKIVKLMGDQPRVELFARQKTPGWDVWGNEVNCTLTMPERKG; encoded by the coding sequence ATGCCGGAAACGAAACAGTACGGCATTATCTATGCCGATCCGCCCTGGCATTATGACAGGAAACATGGAAGCGGCGTTGCGGAAAACCATTACCCCACAATGAGCATTGAAGAAATCTGTGCCCTGCCGGTATCGGAACTTGCCGCAAAAGACAGCGCCCTCTTTCTGTGGGCAACCTTTCCGCAGCTTAATGAAGCCTTCCGGGTGATCGACGCCTGGGGGTTCAAATATAAAACGCTAGCTTTTCTATGGCTCAAACAGAACCGGAAAGCGGATAGCTGGTTTTATGGCATGGGCTTTTGGACCCGCTCAAACGCGGAGGTCTGCCTGCTGGCAACCAGAGGCCGTCCGAAACGCCAGTGTGCGGGAATCCATCAGTTTGTGATCTCCCATATTGAGCAGCACAGCAAGAAACCGGACGAGGTGCGGGATAAGATCGTAAAACTCATGGGCGATCAGCCCAGAGTGGAACTGTTTGCAAGACAAAAGACTCCCGGCTGGGATGTATGGGGCAATGAAGTGAACTGTACGCTGACTATGCCGGAGCGAAAGGGGTGA